The following are encoded together in the Planctobacterium marinum genome:
- a CDS encoding YbcC family protein produces MNTAQSHLQQPASPSIHDCVADVCTRIAPNWPLDKLIAVNPYWELKQDSFSDVAIRLAALAGVQSLMPKSFWIEAYQQGKISDNALQQAALIHDYQQGLPALKLTTESVAPASWKNLSGLVDQFRTEHQVSWHDEIIQQISQFCAAFYQSNAILERIEGENSQHCFYKSWRNNIIKDNGIGVLMGETKLAQSISTLPESPEALFEIAMAELEVQESIQEDYLYALLLDINGWAAYVAYRRWQNTSDDMMPLLAVRLAWELIIWRHLKHISSGVQTAVAEKWQQEQQSIGARFQEHHRHQKALWVWHTAHELTQQQQLQKQLRTTSDAPEPKPTLQAVFCIDVRSEIIRRALEQQDNGIETRGFAGFFGMPVAYAPTGTKLQRPQLPGLLAPQIDVSERTGNVTRLRPIKNQANWLRWSYSPTGSFSLVESAGWWYGFKLLKNMWFPGKQENPVSSLSHESQWQLSRDGETLSIQDCAELAKGILGALGIQNYAEQVLLVGHASCTTNNLHAAGLDCGACGGQSGEVNVRILTQLLNNEAVRVELKKLGITIPDTTHFVAALHNTTTDEISCFDDELSEQQRQWLRNATQIAQLERTADVDEKLAKLTPEKRQKAYRKRSYDWSQVRPEWGLAGNHSFIIAPRQRTKALNLKGKVFLHDYDWQNDSDYSVLELLITAPMVVTNWINMQYNASVTDNLKWGCGNKVLHNAVAGNIGVFEGNGGDLRIGLSMQSLHDGKRWMHTPQRLSVYIAAPQEAIEGIVNKHSHIKQLIDNDWLYLFSWQETKQIHRLYKGDWITQEEGH; encoded by the coding sequence ATGAATACGGCTCAATCTCACCTGCAACAGCCAGCTTCACCGTCCATTCACGACTGTGTGGCTGATGTGTGCACGCGTATTGCACCCAATTGGCCTTTGGACAAGCTCATTGCGGTAAATCCCTATTGGGAGCTCAAGCAAGACTCATTTTCTGATGTTGCCATACGCCTCGCGGCATTAGCTGGTGTTCAGTCCCTAATGCCCAAGTCTTTCTGGATAGAGGCTTATCAACAGGGCAAGATCAGTGATAACGCCTTGCAGCAAGCGGCCCTGATTCACGACTATCAACAAGGGCTGCCTGCACTGAAGCTGACAACAGAAAGTGTCGCCCCTGCGAGCTGGAAAAACTTATCTGGACTGGTGGACCAATTTCGAACGGAGCATCAGGTATCCTGGCATGACGAAATTATCCAGCAAATCAGCCAATTTTGCGCGGCGTTCTATCAATCTAATGCCATCCTTGAACGCATTGAGGGTGAAAATAGCCAGCATTGCTTTTACAAAAGTTGGCGTAACAACATCATCAAAGACAATGGTATTGGCGTTTTGATGGGAGAAACCAAACTGGCACAGTCCATTAGCACCTTGCCCGAATCACCTGAGGCATTATTTGAAATCGCCATGGCTGAGTTGGAGGTGCAAGAATCAATACAGGAAGACTATCTGTATGCCCTGTTATTGGATATCAATGGCTGGGCGGCTTATGTGGCCTATCGTCGCTGGCAGAATACAAGTGACGACATGATGCCTTTGCTGGCAGTGAGACTGGCTTGGGAGCTTATAATCTGGCGTCACTTAAAGCATATCAGCTCTGGCGTACAAACTGCTGTAGCTGAAAAATGGCAGCAAGAACAACAAAGTATTGGCGCCAGGTTTCAAGAGCATCATCGCCATCAAAAAGCACTATGGGTTTGGCATACCGCCCATGAGTTGACCCAACAACAACAGTTACAAAAGCAGTTGCGAACCACCAGCGATGCGCCGGAGCCAAAGCCCACGCTGCAAGCGGTATTTTGTATTGATGTGCGCTCAGAAATCATCCGCCGCGCCCTGGAGCAACAGGATAACGGTATTGAAACCCGTGGCTTTGCCGGTTTTTTCGGTATGCCCGTGGCCTATGCGCCTACAGGCACTAAGCTACAGCGGCCGCAACTTCCCGGCTTATTGGCCCCACAAATAGATGTTTCAGAGCGCACTGGTAATGTCACTCGCCTGCGCCCGATTAAGAACCAAGCCAACTGGTTGCGCTGGAGTTATAGCCCAACCGGCTCTTTTTCTTTGGTGGAATCAGCGGGTTGGTGGTATGGCTTTAAACTACTGAAAAATATGTGGTTTCCCGGAAAGCAGGAAAACCCGGTGAGCAGTTTAAGTCACGAATCACAGTGGCAACTCAGTCGCGACGGTGAAACACTCTCCATTCAAGACTGTGCCGAATTGGCTAAAGGGATCCTCGGCGCACTGGGCATTCAGAACTACGCAGAACAGGTTCTGTTAGTCGGTCACGCCAGTTGTACTACCAATAACCTCCATGCTGCAGGCCTGGATTGTGGTGCCTGTGGCGGCCAATCAGGTGAGGTAAACGTGCGTATTCTCACCCAGCTTTTGAACAATGAAGCGGTACGCGTCGAATTGAAAAAATTAGGCATTACAATACCTGATACAACCCATTTTGTTGCAGCACTACACAATACCACCACAGATGAAATAAGCTGCTTCGACGATGAACTGAGTGAACAGCAGCGACAGTGGTTGCGCAATGCCACACAAATCGCGCAACTGGAGCGAACCGCTGATGTGGACGAAAAGCTGGCCAAACTGACACCAGAAAAGCGTCAAAAAGCCTATCGAAAACGCAGTTACGATTGGTCGCAAGTGCGTCCCGAATGGGGACTGGCGGGCAATCACAGTTTTATTATTGCCCCCAGACAGCGCACCAAAGCCCTCAATTTAAAAGGCAAGGTATTCTTGCATGATTATGACTGGCAAAACGATTCTGATTATTCAGTACTGGAACTTTTAATTACCGCGCCTATGGTGGTGACTAACTGGATCAACATGCAATACAACGCCTCAGTAACCGACAACCTGAAATGGGGTTGCGGTAACAAGGTGCTGCACAACGCAGTAGCGGGCAACATTGGCGTATTTGAAGGCAATGGTGGTGATTTGCGCATCGGACTATCGATGCAATCACTACACGATGGCAAGCGCTGGATGCATACGCCACAGCGTCTAAGCGTCTATATCGCGGCACCGCAAGAAGCGATAGAAGGCATTGTTAACAAACACTCACACATCAAGCAGCTGATAGATAACGACTGGTTATATTTGTTTAGCTGGCAGGAAACCAAACAAATACATCGACTGTATAAAGGCGATTGGATCACACAGGAAGAAGGTCATTAA
- a CDS encoding NADH-quinone oxidoreductase subunit L: MQSWWLAGSFLFLPGVWAMMGWLGGRAKTSNSRSTIYRVTLWTSGLALLLISSASVLLNGNVISASHGALFKFTTVNSIILPLVMFIAMIILRFSHNYLSAEACYPRFFRWMMLTLTAVSVTLLTNHLVIFLLSWVAISLCLHKLLTLYPERPRAILAAHKKFILARLAELCLLGAFALLYMAHQTLFIDELLTNIGTGSAYLEHTAAVLIALAALIKCAQLPVHGWLIKVVEAPTPVSALLHAGIINLGGYLLILFSPLIEFSAYGRWTLLVIAGISTLLASLILLTRVSVKVRLAWSTSAQMGLMLIECALGLYSLALLHLVAHSLYKAFAFLNSGNAVNEQLQQELSGKLRAPARYWLPAGAFSLAVIAGAFTLFHEQGPIAPWVLLWMGITILMATSAQKSTAVIAAVVLTGCYVLLKTSFGQFFDGQGITFLSAEDVFACLVFINMFVFGLHLRFAHHKPWVQRLSAALFAGLYLDEWFTRSTLRFWPVAKSTLPLKQSQ, from the coding sequence ATGCAAAGTTGGTGGCTAGCAGGTTCGTTTTTATTCTTGCCCGGTGTATGGGCAATGATGGGTTGGTTAGGAGGTCGGGCGAAGACAAGCAACAGCAGGAGCACAATTTATAGAGTGACACTCTGGACTTCAGGTTTAGCCTTATTGCTCATCAGCAGCGCTTCAGTATTGCTCAATGGCAATGTGATTAGCGCCAGTCACGGCGCGCTTTTCAAGTTTACTACTGTTAACAGCATTATATTGCCCTTGGTGATGTTCATCGCCATGATCATCCTGCGCTTCTCTCACAATTATTTATCTGCGGAAGCATGCTACCCGCGGTTTTTCCGCTGGATGATGCTAACCCTGACCGCTGTTTCGGTAACACTACTCACTAACCATCTGGTCATTTTCTTGCTGAGCTGGGTGGCAATCAGCTTATGCCTGCACAAGCTTTTAACCCTTTATCCTGAGCGTCCTCGAGCCATTCTTGCGGCTCACAAAAAGTTTATCTTGGCACGCCTGGCTGAGTTGTGTTTATTGGGTGCGTTTGCACTGCTCTACATGGCTCATCAAACTTTATTCATCGATGAGCTATTAACGAACATTGGCACAGGTAGCGCATATTTAGAGCACACTGCCGCCGTCTTGATTGCTCTTGCGGCGCTGATAAAGTGTGCCCAACTCCCCGTGCACGGTTGGTTGATTAAAGTCGTCGAAGCCCCTACCCCAGTAAGTGCTCTGCTGCACGCGGGTATTATTAACCTTGGTGGTTATCTGTTGATTTTGTTCAGTCCGCTAATTGAGTTTTCGGCTTATGGTCGCTGGACATTACTGGTTATTGCTGGAATAAGTACCCTGCTGGCTTCCCTTATCTTATTAACCCGGGTCAGTGTCAAAGTGCGCCTTGCCTGGTCGACTTCCGCACAAATGGGATTGATGCTAATAGAGTGCGCCTTGGGTTTGTATTCGCTGGCGTTATTACACCTGGTAGCGCATTCCCTTTATAAAGCCTTTGCCTTCCTGAATTCAGGCAATGCCGTTAACGAACAGTTACAACAGGAACTGAGCGGCAAATTACGTGCTCCGGCCCGCTATTGGCTACCTGCTGGCGCTTTCAGCCTGGCGGTAATCGCCGGGGCATTCACTCTGTTCCACGAGCAAGGCCCCATCGCCCCTTGGGTTCTGCTGTGGATGGGTATTACCATCCTTATGGCCACCAGTGCGCAAAAGTCTACAGCTGTCATTGCTGCCGTGGTACTCACAGGCTGTTATGTGTTGCTCAAGACCAGTTTCGGGCAGTTTTTTGATGGCCAAGGTATCACATTTTTAAGCGCCGAGGATGTGTTCGCCTGCCTGGTATTTATCAACATGTTTGTGTTTGGTTTGCACCTGCGCTTTGCCCATCATAAACCTTGGGTACAAAGACTATCCGCAGCGTTATTTGCCGGACTGTATCTGGACGAATGGTTTACTCGCTCCACGTTGCGTTTTTGGCCAGTAGCCAAATCAACCTTGCCGCTTAAGCAATCTCAATAG
- a CDS encoding LysR family transcriptional regulator, with protein MSKRLNYHHLYYFWQVAKNGKLTDVAKELHVSQSALSAQIKQLEHQMDTLLFLRDGRRLSLTDTGKRVFGYAQDIFAKGKELELLLSQGIESDNHLSIGVMTNLSRNFVEAFIKPLMSNKDVSFSLHTRGLANLLKGLNKRDFDIVLTNCSIAEQQPEQNLQQHLVAQQPVAIIGHPDIKPVSDFPIGYEDVHWLLPNKGTAIRSAFEFFCMRNNYKPKIMAEVDDMAMLRLLTRDTDACAVMPPVVVKDEINNQLLSVYQEIPEAFEPFYATTIDQAAFPKIFGELMNFEF; from the coding sequence ATGTCTAAGCGACTGAATTACCACCATTTGTATTATTTCTGGCAGGTAGCCAAGAACGGCAAATTAACCGATGTCGCCAAGGAATTACACGTTTCTCAATCTGCCTTGTCGGCACAAATCAAACAACTGGAACATCAGATGGACACGCTATTGTTTTTACGAGACGGTCGTAGATTATCACTAACCGACACCGGCAAGCGGGTATTTGGCTATGCTCAGGATATCTTTGCCAAAGGTAAAGAACTGGAGCTGCTGCTCAGTCAAGGGATTGAATCCGACAATCATCTCTCTATTGGGGTGATGACAAACCTCTCTCGAAATTTTGTCGAGGCATTTATCAAACCTCTAATGAGTAACAAAGACGTGAGCTTCTCTTTGCATACCCGAGGTTTGGCTAATTTGCTCAAAGGCTTAAACAAGCGCGATTTTGATATTGTGCTTACCAATTGCTCTATTGCTGAACAGCAGCCTGAACAAAATTTACAACAGCATTTGGTGGCGCAACAACCTGTGGCTATTATCGGACACCCAGATATCAAGCCTGTGAGTGATTTCCCCATAGGCTATGAGGATGTTCACTGGTTGCTACCTAACAAGGGCACCGCCATTCGCTCTGCGTTTGAATTTTTCTGTATGCGCAATAATTACAAACCCAAAATTATGGCGGAAGTGGATGACATGGCCATGTTGCGACTGTTAACCCGCGATACTGATGCCTGCGCGGTAATGCCGCCAGTTGTTGTAAAGGATGAAATTAACAATCAGTTATTGTCGGTTTATCAGGAAATTCCTGAGGCATTTGAGCCTTTTTATGCCACTACCATCGACCAGGCGGCGTTCCCCAAAATATTCGGAGAACTGATGAACTTTGAATTTTAA
- a CDS encoding carotenoid oxygenase family protein has protein sequence MQRRHFLQSLGALGALSAMPGVLAKSATAFSNTDIDWSLGFQSVRQTQFDPLAMSLEGKLPEDLRGVLFRNGPALSERGGMQTEHWFDGDGMVQQFVLNQDGIIHQGKMVQTERFLREEAAQRFLYQHAGTHLDNTLPVRNNDTTNQANIAVQPWNDELLALWEGGSAYRLDPDTLETLGRMDWREDMIHMPFSAHPLPEKDGLLWNFGFAPYAGKNGMLFVYLLSQENGIQKVQPVTLPMAGYIHDFAQTEQHLIFLLPPYQYEHGQGQTYVDKFAWRPEQASRLLILEKADLAKQHWFELPAGFVFHFGNAWQHKHEIGVNLCWYQDASLMQSNKTQRINNQHRSLDKQAKVSTIIANLNSKKIKQFTSDVVMEFPSFDEQGYSHGTSLTGVGVRQKTGVRNDALTTYNPDTGYEEHFDYPEYVVAEEPLLISGKNQKDKYVIQTFLDMRKQQTGLNLFLHNAISAGPIVTATMKRHLPLGFHGSFISG, from the coding sequence ATGCAACGACGTCATTTTCTACAATCATTAGGCGCGCTGGGGGCGCTATCCGCTATGCCTGGAGTGCTGGCAAAATCAGCCACGGCTTTTAGCAACACCGACATTGATTGGTCTCTGGGTTTTCAATCGGTTCGTCAAACCCAATTCGACCCCTTGGCCATGTCATTAGAAGGCAAGCTGCCTGAAGATTTGCGAGGCGTCTTGTTTCGCAATGGACCGGCGTTATCTGAAAGAGGCGGCATGCAAACTGAGCATTGGTTTGATGGCGATGGCATGGTGCAACAGTTTGTGCTCAACCAGGATGGCATTATTCACCAAGGGAAAATGGTACAAACTGAACGCTTCCTGCGGGAAGAAGCCGCGCAGCGATTCTTGTATCAACACGCGGGTACCCACTTAGACAATACCCTGCCCGTTAGAAACAATGACACCACCAACCAGGCCAATATCGCGGTGCAGCCATGGAATGACGAGTTACTAGCCTTGTGGGAAGGTGGCTCGGCTTACCGACTGGACCCCGATACCTTAGAAACCCTGGGCCGGATGGATTGGCGGGAAGATATGATCCACATGCCCTTTTCAGCTCATCCGCTACCTGAGAAAGATGGCCTGTTGTGGAACTTTGGATTTGCTCCATATGCGGGTAAAAACGGTATGTTGTTTGTTTACTTGCTCTCGCAGGAAAATGGCATCCAAAAAGTGCAACCTGTTACCTTGCCAATGGCGGGATACATTCACGACTTTGCCCAAACCGAACAGCATCTGATTTTTTTGTTACCGCCCTATCAATATGAGCACGGACAAGGCCAAACCTATGTGGACAAATTTGCCTGGCGTCCAGAGCAAGCTTCGCGTTTATTGATCCTGGAAAAAGCCGACCTGGCAAAGCAGCATTGGTTTGAATTGCCCGCCGGTTTTGTCTTTCATTTTGGTAACGCCTGGCAGCATAAGCACGAAATTGGCGTAAACCTCTGCTGGTATCAAGATGCCAGTTTGATGCAGAGCAATAAAACTCAGCGCATTAATAACCAGCATCGCAGCCTGGATAAACAGGCCAAAGTCAGCACCATAATTGCCAATCTAAATAGCAAAAAGATTAAGCAATTCACTTCTGATGTCGTCATGGAATTTCCTTCTTTTGACGAACAAGGCTATTCCCACGGAACATCATTAACAGGCGTAGGGGTGCGACAAAAAACCGGTGTGCGCAATGATGCCCTGACCACATACAATCCGGATACTGGTTACGAAGAACACTTTGATTACCCTGAATATGTGGTGGCGGAAGAGCCCTTACTGATTTCGGGTAAAAACCAGAAGGACAAATATGTCATTCAAACCTTTTTGGATATGCGCAAACAGCAAACCGGATTAAACCTGTTTTTGCACAATGCCATCAGCGCAGGTCCCATAGTAACAGCCACTATGAAGCGCCATTTGCCGCTGGGATTTCATGGCAGTTTTATATCTGGTTAA
- a CDS encoding DUF2141 domain-containing protein: MFARKIASYAAIATLYSGSLMAANVHLDITDIAALNGEILVVLYDSPEDYSQSGAPLVSRKIPASAETVSTAFQDLPAGDYAIKLFHDENSNGQLDTNMMGLPKEGYGFSNNAGRFGPASYEEAKFSVTEDTQITIKLR; this comes from the coding sequence ATGTTTGCCAGAAAAATAGCCAGTTACGCCGCCATTGCCACCTTGTACTCAGGGAGCCTGATGGCTGCCAATGTCCATCTAGATATTACTGATATAGCCGCCTTGAATGGCGAGATTCTGGTAGTGTTATACGACTCTCCCGAAGATTACAGCCAATCTGGTGCGCCATTGGTATCACGTAAAATTCCAGCTAGTGCAGAAACTGTCAGCACAGCTTTTCAAGACCTGCCGGCAGGCGACTACGCCATCAAGCTATTCCACGATGAAAACAGCAACGGACAGCTGGATACTAATATGATGGGACTACCCAAAGAAGGTTACGGTTTTAGCAATAACGCCGGGCGCTTTGGACCCGCCTCCTATGAAGAGGCCAAATTTAGCGTTACTGAAGATACTCAAATCACCATTAAATTGCGCTAG
- a CDS encoding sensor domain-containing diguanylate cyclase, translating to MLNEEALSQAIPQSKMLKIIEVQTEISKIGMDLGMVMAIATDRAMKLLEAHGAVIELAEGDDMVYRAASGLMEPCLGLRLSRHSSLSGLCVEKSEILYSADTLEDDRVDKAACIRVGIGSMIVVPLKYEDNCVGVLKVASKNKEAFGESETCMLSLMSDMLAAIVFHAIRFSTDELYRRATEDPLTGLGNRAKFYDVLRQQLTISARKNLKTAVVMLDMDGLKSTNDTYGHKAGDAIIQAFAERLTNSARSIDTIARLGGDEFAIILPEVRSVQDVQCVIERLQSNLQTPLNWDDVSLPLKTSIGFAMYPTDSDQINNLVEIADQRMYQDKRAKKAQ from the coding sequence ATGCTAAACGAAGAAGCTTTGTCGCAAGCGATTCCACAAAGCAAGATGCTCAAGATCATAGAGGTGCAAACCGAAATCAGCAAAATCGGTATGGACTTGGGCATGGTAATGGCTATTGCCACCGATCGGGCCATGAAGCTGCTGGAAGCCCATGGCGCTGTGATAGAGCTGGCAGAAGGCGACGACATGGTTTATCGGGCAGCCTCCGGTCTTATGGAGCCTTGCCTGGGATTACGCTTATCCAGGCATTCCAGTCTCTCGGGTTTATGCGTTGAAAAAAGTGAGATACTTTATAGTGCCGATACTCTTGAAGATGACAGAGTAGATAAAGCGGCCTGCATAAGAGTGGGTATCGGCTCAATGATAGTGGTGCCTCTCAAGTACGAGGACAACTGCGTTGGTGTGCTGAAAGTGGCATCAAAGAATAAAGAGGCTTTTGGCGAGTCCGAAACCTGTATGTTGTCTCTCATGTCCGACATGCTGGCAGCTATCGTATTTCACGCCATTCGCTTTTCCACTGATGAACTCTATCGCCGTGCAACAGAAGATCCACTGACGGGCTTGGGTAATCGCGCCAAGTTTTATGATGTGTTACGGCAACAGCTCACCATAAGCGCCAGAAAAAATCTCAAGACCGCAGTGGTTATGTTGGATATGGACGGTCTGAAAAGCACCAACGACACTTATGGTCACAAAGCGGGCGATGCCATCATTCAAGCCTTTGCTGAGCGATTAACCAATTCAGCTCGTAGCATTGATACGATTGCGCGGTTAGGTGGCGATGAGTTTGCCATTATTCTTCCGGAGGTACGCAGTGTTCAAGATGTACAATGTGTAATTGAGCGTTTGCAGTCTAATTTGCAAACACCGTTAAACTGGGACGATGTGTCACTACCATTAAAAACCAGCATCGGCTTTGCCATGTATCCCACAGATTCAGATCAGATCAACAACCTTGTGGAAATCGCCGACCAACGCATGTATCAAGATAAGCGCGCCAAAAAAGCACAATAA
- a CDS encoding GlxA family transcriptional regulator, with the protein MNVQLPVGVKRVALVAFNGATELSVGGARDIFSAANMVVRNRLAPSSNISRSKLSDVYVVTQDGQAVKSFSGATIQADCSIECSHQFQLILITGFWGDVRQIIAENQQLLVWLRAQYQQDAIIGCLHAGSYLLAEAGLLDDKVATVYWRFVDDFKKRYRKVILMPEKTITAAGNIYTSSGVNSAIELASFLVEKLWGTEVAQKVARNFLMDVPRINSTFELKLSQYREHNDSLVHNAQNWLETHFSSDFMMEEVADKAGLSVRNLTRRFKLRAGLSPSQYLQKVRIEIACDLLRTTELSVDQITFRVGYSDVSSFCKLFKKITGKRPGEFRAPSSATTK; encoded by the coding sequence ATGAATGTACAATTACCTGTAGGAGTAAAACGCGTCGCACTTGTCGCCTTTAACGGTGCTACTGAACTCAGTGTTGGTGGTGCCAGAGACATTTTCAGCGCAGCCAATATGGTAGTGCGCAATCGCCTTGCGCCCTCTTCGAACATCTCACGTTCAAAACTGTCTGATGTCTATGTCGTCACTCAAGATGGACAGGCGGTGAAGTCATTTTCAGGTGCCACAATTCAAGCCGATTGCAGTATCGAATGCAGCCATCAATTCCAATTGATATTGATCACTGGGTTTTGGGGAGATGTGCGTCAAATCATTGCTGAAAATCAGCAGCTATTAGTCTGGCTGCGGGCTCAGTATCAGCAAGATGCCATTATAGGTTGCTTGCACGCTGGCAGTTATTTGTTGGCCGAAGCAGGACTATTGGATGACAAGGTGGCTACCGTTTACTGGCGCTTTGTGGATGACTTTAAAAAACGCTACAGAAAGGTCATTCTGATGCCAGAAAAAACCATCACTGCCGCAGGAAATATCTATACGTCTTCAGGGGTTAACTCCGCCATCGAATTGGCCAGCTTTTTAGTTGAAAAATTGTGGGGCACTGAGGTGGCACAAAAGGTCGCCCGAAATTTTTTAATGGACGTGCCCCGCATAAACTCAACTTTTGAACTCAAACTCAGCCAATATCGAGAGCACAATGACAGCCTGGTGCACAACGCCCAAAACTGGCTGGAAACCCACTTTTCATCGGACTTTATGATGGAAGAAGTGGCGGATAAAGCAGGCCTTAGTGTGCGAAATCTAACGCGGCGCTTTAAACTTAGGGCTGGATTATCGCCGAGCCAATATTTGCAAAAAGTTCGAATTGAAATTGCCTGTGACTTATTGCGCACCACCGAATTGAGTGTTGATCAAATTACCTTTCGGGTGGGCTATTCAGATGTCAGTTCCTTTTGTAAGTTATTTAAGAAAATAACAGGGAAAAGACCAGGAGAATTCAGAGCGCCCTCATCAGCAACAACAAAGTGA
- a CDS encoding enoyl-CoA hydratase/isomerase family protein — MAEVIYEKRGKIAYITLNRPHAMNAIDEPMHELLWQTWQDFDADDNLQLAIVTGAGDEAFCAGADLKSHATDWVQRGKSAMFPRDKMKDGLGGLTRGLHRIYKPVIAAVNGWALAGGLETAMACDIRIASDNAQFGSFEPRRGYHHGDGGIVRVVNTCGVGIALEMNLTAEPIGAQRALQVNMVSKVVPQSELMATAEEYAAKILRNDQWAVRSAKETIFEVIGRRLDDQLAYESFLGYSGAANPPVAELLKNFAAKTDKGRVGKNKTDL; from the coding sequence ATGGCTGAAGTCATTTACGAAAAACGCGGCAAGATTGCTTACATTACTTTAAATCGTCCCCATGCGATGAATGCGATTGATGAGCCTATGCACGAGTTATTGTGGCAAACATGGCAGGACTTTGATGCTGACGACAATCTGCAATTGGCTATTGTCACCGGAGCCGGAGATGAAGCTTTTTGTGCGGGAGCTGACCTCAAGTCTCACGCTACGGATTGGGTGCAACGAGGCAAGAGTGCGATGTTCCCTAGAGATAAAATGAAAGACGGTCTCGGCGGTCTGACCCGGGGCTTGCATCGCATTTACAAACCAGTCATCGCAGCGGTCAACGGTTGGGCACTTGCTGGAGGCCTGGAAACGGCAATGGCTTGCGATATTCGAATTGCCTCAGATAATGCGCAATTCGGTTCCTTCGAACCACGACGTGGTTATCACCACGGAGATGGTGGCATAGTGCGAGTTGTAAACACCTGTGGTGTGGGAATAGCGCTGGAAATGAACCTCACCGCTGAACCCATTGGCGCGCAACGGGCGTTGCAAGTAAACATGGTGTCAAAGGTGGTACCACAATCTGAATTGATGGCCACTGCCGAAGAATATGCTGCAAAAATTTTGCGCAATGATCAGTGGGCGGTGCGCTCTGCCAAAGAAACTATCTTTGAAGTGATTGGGCGACGCTTAGATGATCAATTGGCCTATGAATCATTCCTTGGATACAGTGGAGCCGCTAATCCACCAGTGGCTGAGCTGCTGAAAAACTTTGCGGCTAAAACTGACAAAGGCCGAGTTGGCAAAAACAAAACTGATTTATAG
- a CDS encoding hemerythrin domain-containing protein — protein sequence MEIFETIRKDHEKQRLLMKILVQTSGDSEARREHFEELKDELKAHAAAEERHFYKKLMGSDRTLEQSRHGIHEHHEIDELIETLEETDMSSSAWLHYMKQLQEKVLHHLEEEEQQVFQQAGHVLSAKQKEDLAEDFEDEKQEQLH from the coding sequence ATGGAAATTTTTGAAACCATTCGCAAAGATCACGAAAAACAACGTTTATTAATGAAAATCTTGGTGCAAACCTCAGGCGATTCTGAAGCGCGTCGAGAGCACTTTGAAGAATTAAAGGACGAGTTAAAAGCCCACGCAGCAGCAGAAGAACGCCACTTCTACAAAAAACTAATGGGTTCTGATCGAACATTAGAGCAATCTCGGCACGGTATCCACGAACATCACGAGATTGATGAGCTGATTGAAACCCTTGAAGAGACAGATATGAGCTCTTCTGCTTGGTTGCACTACATGAAACAGTTGCAAGAAAAAGTACTGCATCACTTGGAGGAAGAAGAGCAACAAGTGTTTCAGCAGGCGGGTCATGTCTTGAGCGCCAAGCAGAAAGAAGACCTCGCTGAAGACTTTGAAGATGAAAAGCAAGAGCAGTTGCACTAA
- a CDS encoding DUF2945 domain-containing protein: MATLNTGDKVTWKWGEGVAEGTIDTVYTGDVTKTLKGSEVTRKGSESSPAYLIKQSDGTEVLKSHSEVTEHEEN, from the coding sequence ATGGCGACGCTCAACACAGGTGACAAGGTAACGTGGAAATGGGGAGAAGGGGTCGCTGAGGGAACAATCGATACCGTCTACACCGGCGACGTTACTAAAACTTTGAAGGGCTCGGAAGTAACAAGGAAAGGGTCTGAGTCTTCACCTGCGTACTTGATTAAACAGAGCGATGGCACGGAGGTGCTGAAAAGTCACTCGGAAGTCACCGAACACGAGGAAAATTAA